The genomic segment CATTGCAATGAACTCTTCCCCTCGAATGTCTATGAGATGCACATGGAGATCGCCCACAGGACTAAATCCATCACAGCAAACTGTGAAAGTGTGGCTGTCAGGGCGCCCTTCCTTAAGAAAATGCCAGACAAAACTGTGAAATGCCTCATGTGCAAGATTCTTCTTTCAGAACAGGGTGTCATCCAGCACCTTCTACATGGCCTGAACTGTTTGTACTGCTCAGCTTTGTTCTTCTCGCTCACACAGCTCATCGACCATCTGAAGGAGCAGCACCCAAAAACAACTGCCAACTGTGACTTGCTGAGACGAGAGTACCGGGTGTACACGGACCGTTCAGGGCAAATCATGTTCCCTTACTTTGATATTACCACTACAGCACCGAAGGACCTCCTGGGGGACATGGAGATCAACCTTGTCCTGGTTACCAGTGCTCTGGACCTTATCTTTTTGAAAATGCTGCCCAGTAGCACCCATCCAGACATCTGCCAAGCTTCTGTGAAAATCAGCAGTGCATGCTGCCCCTTCTGCTATGAAAAGTTTCAGAACCCAGCCAAGCACCTTCAGCATTTGAAACAAAAGCACTTTGTGGCACCGACCGTCCATGCTATACTTAAGACTGAGGCCTTCAAGTGTGTATACTGCAATGGAGTGTACACAGGGAAGCTGACGCAGCAGGCTGTAATGCTGCACTTACAGCGGTGCCGTTCTTCACCAAAGAGGGTGCCAGAACCTCTGAGAATCTCTGCCGGAAATCAGGTGCCTGCTGGTGGTATGGCCATGCTTCAGCCTGTACCGACACAGAATGAACTGCCAAAGTTATTCTTGCAGATCCCACAACAGATTCACATGAAGCAAGTGCAAGCATTTACACCTGCCAAACCACAAGCACCTCTGACACCTGCTCCTACCGTCGACACTCCAGAGACTAGTGAAGAGCAGCTCAGCACGAGGCGGCTGGAGGAGGCTTGGAGGCAGGTGGTGGAGACCAACCAGCGGGAGCGAGAACAAATGGCCGAAAAGTGCAAAAGGCGGCGAGAAGAGAAGATGGCGGCACGGATGCTCCCACCGTCTGCGAGCTCAGGCGTGAAGTTATTGTTGGAGCCGACTGTCTTGGAAGTCCAAGTGCCCTGGGAGCGCAAACAGTTCATTTTCCGATACTTTAACGTAAACCCTTACATCACCAAAGGCGAGTCGGAGGAGTTGTGCAAAAGGCTGAACCTCAACAAATCCGAGTTGGGTGCCTATTTTGGGAATAGACGCACAAGGTGCTTGAAGAGCCTCAAGAGAACCACTGCCAAGGTGCTACTGGGTTTCAAGATGACTGAACTGAGGAAGGTCAAGCACAACCTGCTCATCCCCAAAAGTCATCCAGTGAATCCAGTGGAGAAGCTCATAGAGATGGGGCCCCGGACCAGACCCAGAACCTCTGGGCCAGGCACTGACATGGATCGGAGTGATGCAGGTCTACCATCACAAAAAAAGGCAGAATCCAACCTTACCCATGAAACAAAAGCGGCCGTCACTGGCGAGGTAGACGAAATGGAGACCTAAGGAACTGGTTACTTCGCATTTATGTGGGAGCACATGCGGTTTGTTTCCTGACATCTCTGAGTGTGGTGTCTTTGGAGTTGCCTTCTCAGACTCCGATAATAAGGATCGTATATTTAATTGGTTTTAAGTGAAGCGCTGTACTGTTAAGGAAAAATACAGAATAGACCATGTCTATCCGGTATAATGTAGTTAATGTTATGACTATGATACCTTCAGCTTGGCCTGAAGGTAATCTTCATGTGAACTTTGAAAAAATATACTGAAGATGACATTTACATTATGCTTACACCTTCTACAATCACAAATTTATggtctttttctttctcccatTAGTGTGTTCTAAACTCTTTGTTCAATATTGTTTGTGTATAAAACCATTCTTACTGCCCTCAGTTACAGCTTTGTTCATCCAATTCACTTTCTCTAATTGAAGCGCAATTAATGTACAGATCGTTACCTTAAAACACAATACTATTACCTAATTCACGTGAGGTAAGCGTCTGTTTTTTTGGCAGACTAGGTAGTTTGCATGTGCTTTTTGTATGATGCggtctataaaaaaaataaaacaaaataagttTGCCGTTTTGACATTAGCCCAACTTATTTACATACATTTCCATTGTGAAAATGTATCAAGAGATCTGTTAAAGTGTTAACATTGTGTTGCTATTGACTGTCCTGTTGTCTAAAACTGTTAAATAGTGGGTTTTTGTACTGTACCTATTGTATTTTCTATTCCATATATTGATACCATATTGGGGAATGGCAGTGCTTCTGATTGTGTAAGAGGTGGTTCTGTGATGTAATAAAAAGATTTGCATTAAAGCACAAAGGCTTCTTTTATTGTAACGGTATTTTTGTAACCTGTGCATATGGGATCATTTGTTTTGCAAGCAGTCCCTCAGTAGACATGTCATGGAATATAATGAAGACCATGTATTCAAGATAAATAGGCAGTTTTCTTttccatgtatttatttaagacCTAATTTGTAAACATTCAATTTGAAACTGTGCTTAAAGAGATTTGGTCAAGGACAGAGGGTCCACTGTAATTGTTGGTTTCAACTGCTTCAATCTTCTTAAGGTACCCCACAGGAAGACTGTGCTGCTTGGCCCCCATACACACCACCTAAAAGAAGCATAAAGTACATGTGTTAAAGACAAACTCAATAAAACATGACAAAAAATGGATTCTTAAAATTCTCTGCGCCCCCCCCCAACAGATAAGTCCAGAAATGACCCATTGGTCACTGGAGTGGGACTTAGTGTCACCTGTTTATACTGCGGTGCTGGAGGACAGACGTGGAATCCTGTCATCTGATAGGTCCTACAGCACACGTCACCATCATCTGTTTCCACATTCACCTCCATAGGAGAATAGATCCCGCGGTCCACCCCTTCTTGGCTAAAGACACACATGGAATGTTCAAAGGCTGTCTTTACTTAGTGTTCAAAAGAAAATAGATATTTCAAACATTTTGTAGGGCCTTTGTATAGCAACAGGCTACCCATTTTTTGAAGCCATGACCACTCCTTTAGTTGGAAACGGACATAACCATAGGATGTTAATAGGGTTACAAAGATGCGTGGGGAAGCAAGATACccaaaaaaattattattaaattggGATCGCAACAGTTTTCTGACCTGAAATGGGTTCATCAGCAGGTCACAGTTCTAAAATAATTGAAAGTCACTGGAATAGTACTGGATTATGTGAACACTattaaaaaacgaataaacattCTGGtcaggtgtgtgaatgtgtctcaCCTGTCCAGGCTGGGCCTGTCCTCGTCGCTCATAGACCACACCACTCCCCACACTTCTTCGCCGGGACAGAATGAAATGTGGGCCACTCCGCCATGCCATTGGTTAGTAACATGTTCTGCCCACAGACCAAACCTCATCACATAGTCCTGCAAGAAGAAGTGCCGTGTAATAAAAATGTTGAACATATGCAATAGTACAACCTTTGCATAAGTCAGTATGTTGTTTTGGTGAGGCTTGCCGTTTCTCGTTTCAGTCAAAACGATTTGACCATTTTCTGAGCCAATTTATGGAAATGATGTTCACTACCACTTGATTTCAACCTCCTATATTTTGAAAACCAACTAGTGTGGACAATCACAAAGCGTTAATGTGGGAAGTTTTCCTTTGAAATGCCTACTGATTATTCCAGAGATAATCTTTTTTCTTCTTAAATAAGTCCTTACTATAGCCTGCTTTGAATTGAAGTGAAATAGTTCAGTAGTCACAATTCCATAGTCCTAgtgcaggggtcggcaaccctaggcacgcgtgccaccgCTGGCAcgtggcagcataatcattggcacacttaaaaaaatatatattttttttattttattattattttaaggtcccatgacatgctattttatgtattctttaatataggtattagtgggcaactaacacagtattcaaagacgttcccgaaattcagccgtggtgcagagttacagccactccgagccagatgcacattgagcttcccccaaatgcgctgtttcggtgggcgtgtcaaggaggagggtgggggtgtggccctgagcagcttgcagccagggtaccatgcgctctgtttacagtggatgtatcgcaatggcgaggcgcacacagcctttagccgtgttctgtaaatattctagaacacacgggagtcctggagctctatatctaaatattatcatatagcctacacagatatctatttcatataatatatattatcacggccaaaagctgtgtgagccgatattatgaatctcaaacgaccgcgttgggttctccgacgttcctggttcttcaacgtccacatcaatgtgaatacacacactgtaacgcaagtgtttcttgtcggttctttgacgcgtcttgtatttccacaacgagactgtcgtgggggttatctgagccatgattgagaaggaattgggggaaaggaactttggtttgactcgttgaagtacatgaactgcgacatgccgccggttgccgcgaggcaccatcgcccggcagcgggcacccggcagcaggcagcgcgcggttcagtcgacttcaggttgatgtgaaagtggaagaaccagagacgtcgcagaacccgactgTTATAACTGGGCAGagtatttaaaatatgttaATCCGCGgtccactaggtggcagcaaCCCTTTGTTGTTACGGTTGAGTTAACCTATGAGTGAGGCACAGAACAAGTTCAGTCAGCCATGTGCCCTTGTTTACCATGTTACGTATGCTGCACACTGTGTTCGTCAGGAACGAAATAAAGCTCCTTAATTGTGCAATAAGAAGCCTCCCGTGAGTTACTACATAAATGGCGACGAGGATAAACTAAAGCCGATGCCTCGTGGGGATGCAAGCAAAACAGTAAGACTGTAAAGTTGCTAGTTCGAATCTGAATTGGACGTTCCCCGGGAACAATCATGGCGGCGGCCTTGGTAGGGAGCCCCGCTCCGTTCGACAGTGAGACGCAGACGTAGGAAGAATATTGTGAGGTACTCCACCATTTTTTTGAGGCTAATGAAATCACAGATGCAAGTCGGCAGAAAGCTATATTGCTCAGTTCAGTGGGAAGACGTACAGCCTCGCGAGGAACCTTGTCAGTCCCGCCAAGCCCGGAGACAAGACGTTTGCCGAACTGGTCAAGATTTTAAAGGAACATTTCAACCCCAAACCCAGCGAGATTGTGCAGCGGTTCAAGTTTGATTCCAGACAAAGGAAGCTTGAGGAAACGGTAATGGAATACATCGCTGTGCTAAGGAAGTTAGCACTGGATTGCAACTATGGAGACAAGTTGTCGGAGATGCTACGCGACAGACTGGTTTGTGGGATCGGAGATGACCGCATTCAGCGCCGACTGTTGTCAGAGCCGGATTTGACCTTTGAGAAAGCACTGAAGCTGGCACAAGCCATTGAGACAGCCAGCAAGGATGTAAAGGATTTACAGTCTCTGGAGTCTACACACTCATACATGAGGGCACCTCAAGCAGTGCACAAAATGTCAAGCAGTTCCCCACTAAGCAGCAGCACCAGAATAACGCTTGTTACAGGTGTGGAGGTGAGCAGCACAGGGCTGGGGACTGTAGGTTCATTAAGGAAACCTGTCATAAGTGTGGGAAAATGGGCCACATTCAAAAAGTGTGAAGGTCAGGTGGCTCAGTTAGCGCTTCACAGGCTAGAGGGGGTGGGGTACCAACAGGGAAGTATGGGAAACCTCAGGGAACACATTATGTCAGCCAGGGGGAGGGCGACATAGACGAAGATGAAGTCATGTTCACACTGTACAAACTAGAACAACTAGACATACCAGCAGAGGAGCCATTTATACAGACATTGACTGTTAATGGGGAGAAAGAGCAATTTGAAATGGACTCGGGGTGTGGGGTAACAGTAGTGAACCACTCTGTGTACAAAACCTTATGGGGGAAGGAGGTGCCAGAGCTACGCTCCTGTAGAGTGAGGCTTAAAACATATACGGGACATAAAGTAAATGTTGTGGGAGCAGCAGTGGTTAAAG from the Gadus morhua chromosome 22, gadMor3.0, whole genome shotgun sequence genome contains:
- the adnp2b gene encoding activity-dependent neuroprotector homeobox protein 2b; its protein translation is MYQLPVENIEKIRKSRRKVKNILSELGLEDCQKLLKDLREKSEENLEDEEAFENTEWEDFTEEDTYTKKKWPYRSQILCCALCKYSTKNIFTFKGHVSRCHHYEYSACALEACSDCHYVGHARALRKHVRFFHTSPSSLSSPNTATREWPQSSQKEKYLCRRCGYPSSSLTAIKKHVILRHLESLAQQFIGYKMQPYGKIYICKICKLNMGTLDQMLHHMLTEPVHTWVNSQVQKLISENKSSIQPPNGTGMYLTFPNIAPKSQTLSNRPVLVPNIGQHGQRVVALQQVHGTANGTTLIRTPGTNQSYLSPQASALVQLARAETKDLLPPGTSVALQGSTSASVQQAPLSLAPAQVQSLQNLQAHQMLLPKSHLTGTVGVAQKESKDQTTPQGTMMTSQSLLTHLIPTGNRINGLPTYTFAPPSMNTPLKPVVSANNSPQQTKKWITCPHCNELFPSNVYEMHMEIAHRTKSITANCESVAVRAPFLKKMPDKTVKCLMCKILLSEQGVIQHLLHGLNCLYCSALFFSLTQLIDHLKEQHPKTTANCDLLRREYRVYTDRSGQIMFPYFDITTTAPKDLLGDMEINLVLVTSALDLIFLKMLPSSTHPDICQASVKISSACCPFCYEKFQNPAKHLQHLKQKHFVAPTVHAILKTEAFKCVYCNGVYTGKLTQQAVMLHLQRCRSSPKRVPEPLRISAGNQVPAGGMAMLQPVPTQNELPKLFLQIPQQIHMKQVQAFTPAKPQAPLTPAPTVDTPETSEEQLSTRRLEEAWRQVVETNQREREQMAEKCKRRREEKMAARMLPPSASSGVKLLLEPTVLEVQVPWERKQFIFRYFNVNPYITKGESEELCKRLNLNKSELGAYFGNRRTRCLKSLKRTTAKVLLGFKMTELRKVKHNLLIPKSHPVNPVEKLIEMGPRTRPRTSGPGTDMDRSDAGLPSQKKAESNLTHETKAAVTGEVDEMET
- the ggcta gene encoding gamma-glutamylcyclotransferase a produces the protein MSGTGRFMYFAFGSNLLKERLQMANPSATFRCTGRLKDYVMRFGLWAEHVTNQWHGGVAHISFCPGEEVWGVVWSMSDEDRPSLDSQEGVDRGIYSPMEVNVETDDGDVCCRTYQMTGFHVCPPAPQYKQVVCMGAKQHSLPVGYLKKIEAVETNNYSGPSVLDQISLSTVSN